The proteins below come from a single Holdemania massiliensis genomic window:
- a CDS encoding YitT family protein yields the protein MKTLKQKGKDIVWVVAGNAVLALAVSMFILPYDILSGGVAGIAVALQPLIPLPVTLMVNILVVGLFVIGACFLGKEFAMKTILSSLIYPVFLTFFSGRVPVLDLDPILASLYGGLLGGMGVGMALRTGASTGGMDIPPLIVHKLTHIEIAKLVLITDALTVLLGAFTYGLEAVLVGFVSVWASSVAIDKVLMFGGQQAKAIQIISDQYEQIIEQIHSRLERGTTLIEAQGGYTHEKRKIVLVVITKNQYPALMEMVTAIDKEAFVIANDTHEVKGFGFSFEFKV from the coding sequence ATGAAAACGTTAAAACAGAAGGGGAAAGATATCGTTTGGGTCGTAGCTGGCAACGCCGTCCTGGCGCTGGCTGTCAGCATGTTTATTTTGCCGTATGATATTCTGTCCGGCGGCGTCGCCGGCATTGCCGTAGCTTTGCAGCCGTTAATTCCGCTGCCGGTCACACTGATGGTCAATATTCTAGTGGTGGGTTTGTTTGTCATCGGCGCTTGCTTTCTGGGGAAGGAATTTGCGATGAAGACCATCCTGAGCTCGCTGATTTATCCGGTATTTCTGACCTTTTTCAGCGGTCGGGTTCCGGTTTTGGACCTGGATCCGATTTTAGCTTCGCTCTACGGCGGTTTGTTAGGCGGCATGGGCGTTGGGATGGCGTTAAGAACGGGGGCGAGTACCGGGGGAATGGACATTCCGCCGCTGATCGTGCATAAGCTGACGCACATTGAAATTGCCAAGCTGGTGCTGATCACCGATGCGCTGACCGTGCTGCTAGGTGCGTTTACCTATGGCTTGGAAGCGGTACTGGTAGGCTTTGTGTCGGTTTGGGCGTCTTCCGTAGCGATTGACAAGGTGCTGATGTTCGGCGGGCAGCAGGCCAAAGCGATTCAGATTATTTCAGATCAATATGAACAGATCATCGAACAGATTCATTCCCGCCTGGAACGGGGAACGACCCTGATTGAAGCCCAGGGCGGCTATACCCATGAGAAGCGTAAAATCGTGCTGGTCGTTATCACGAAAAACCAGTATCCTGCGCTGATGGAAATGGTAACGGCGATAGATAAGGAAGCGTTTGTGATCGCCAATGATACCCATGAGGTCAAGGGCTTTGGCTTCAGCTTTGAGTTCAAAGTTTAA